The proteins below are encoded in one region of Chloroherpetonaceae bacterium:
- a CDS encoding PspA/IM30 family protein — translation MASLFKRIFRVAQSEAHAVIDKMEDPVKMTEQGIRELRADLAKSIQALAQVKAVAVRLRKDGEEQLRQAQEYERKAMALLQRAQAGDIDMAEAERLATEALHRKQEFEARGRQLLTDAQLQQQQADALQTKVQKLQSTITRYENELITLKGRAKAAEATKKINQQLSGVDSSGTIAMLEKMKERVMQTEAEAEAYAQIAEATTTVDEQINRILATPSKSAASDSLLELKRKMGMLPPADPASSSAGNTASSTSTASAS, via the coding sequence ATGGCAAGCCTATTCAAGAGAATTTTCCGCGTCGCGCAGTCTGAAGCGCATGCCGTCATTGACAAGATGGAAGACCCTGTCAAGATGACGGAACAAGGCATTCGGGAATTGCGTGCTGACCTTGCAAAATCAATCCAAGCGCTGGCACAGGTGAAAGCCGTTGCAGTGCGTTTGCGCAAAGACGGCGAAGAACAACTGCGTCAAGCCCAAGAGTATGAGCGCAAAGCGATGGCACTGCTGCAGCGCGCTCAAGCAGGCGACATAGATATGGCAGAAGCGGAACGCCTTGCCACCGAAGCCCTTCACCGCAAGCAAGAATTTGAAGCCAGAGGGCGTCAACTTCTTACTGATGCGCAGCTCCAGCAGCAGCAAGCCGATGCCCTCCAAACCAAAGTGCAAAAGCTGCAATCAACTATTACGCGCTACGAAAATGAACTCATTACACTGAAAGGACGTGCCAAAGCTGCCGAAGCCACTAAGAAGATTAATCAGCAGCTCTCAGGCGTCGACTCCTCAGGCACGATTGCCATGCTTGAGAAAATGAAAGAGCGTGTGATGCAAACCGAAGCTGAAGCTGAAGCCTATGCCCAAATTGCTGAAGCCACCACGACTGTCGACGAGCAAATCAACCGAATTTTGGCTACGCCTTCTAAGAGCGCTGCATCGGACTCGCTTTTGGAACTGAAGCGCAAAATGGGCATGCTGCCGCCTGCTGACCCTGCATCAAGCTCTGCAGGCAACACTGCCAGCTCCACCAGTACTGCCTCAGCAAGCTAA
- a CDS encoding YbjN domain-containing protein translates to MRNPFDATDVENRFQAVKNMLLDMDLKIVSEDEKNEILVVEDEEYGIKNMVIDCEDTLLVIEQVIMPVPKNPGDLFEKLLKMNRTLVHGAFVLDEEGKTVIFRDTLQLENLDPNELYASIEALSLALAEHGTELLRYAKS, encoded by the coding sequence ATGCGCAATCCATTTGACGCCACCGATGTGGAAAATCGCTTTCAAGCCGTCAAGAATATGCTCTTGGATATGGACCTCAAGATTGTTAGTGAAGATGAGAAAAATGAAATTTTGGTCGTCGAAGATGAAGAATATGGCATTAAGAATATGGTGATTGACTGCGAAGATACCCTGCTTGTCATTGAGCAGGTTATTATGCCTGTGCCGAAAAATCCCGGCGACCTTTTTGAGAAATTGCTCAAGATGAATCGCACTTTGGTGCACGGTGCTTTCGTCTTAGATGAGGAAGGCAAGACAGTCATTTTCCGTGATACCTTGCAGTTAGAAAATCTTGACCCCAACGAGCTTTATGCTTCCATCGAAGCCTTGTCGCTGGCACTGGCTGAGCACGGCACAGAGCTTTTGCGATACGCAAAATCATAA
- a CDS encoding J domain-containing protein has translation MHSACFVKKASLHILNQTAFLALMSVLSRLVKVLKAYHNAQFRRANWKELDLDTLLKEIEAQYSRARKKVYESYQTYAHWHQAQSSQGYSHTYAGSQQQSGYRGAWNSSAYQSWQHSSGTAASIDPNIAGYYANLEIPYGSDLETVRRAWRRLVALYHPDKFAGDPEKQRIATELTKGINRAYEELTKHLSKK, from the coding sequence ATGCACAGTGCTTGCTTTGTCAAGAAAGCCTCTCTGCATATTCTCAACCAAACTGCATTTTTAGCCCTAATGAGTGTTCTATCGCGCTTAGTCAAAGTTCTGAAAGCCTACCATAATGCGCAATTTAGGCGAGCGAACTGGAAAGAATTAGACTTGGATACCTTGCTGAAAGAGATTGAGGCACAATATAGCCGGGCACGAAAGAAGGTCTACGAATCCTATCAGACCTACGCCCATTGGCATCAAGCGCAATCAAGTCAAGGTTACAGCCACACTTACGCTGGCTCACAGCAACAAAGCGGGTATCGTGGCGCTTGGAACAGTAGCGCTTATCAGAGCTGGCAGCACTCGTCGGGCACAGCTGCAAGCATAGACCCCAACATCGCAGGCTACTATGCCAACTTGGAAATCCCTTACGGTTCGGACTTGGAAACGGTGCGGCGTGCGTGGCGGAGACTGGTGGCGCTTTATCACCCTGACAAGTTCGCAGGCGACCCAGAAAAGCAGCGCATCGCTACTGAGCTCACCAAAGGCATCAACCGAGCCTACGAAGAACTGACCAAGCATTTAAGCAAAAAATAA
- a CDS encoding carbohydrate binding family 9 domain-containing protein yields the protein MQQLLYAIVGIYVALCATEIGSAQAFATSTALVDSLLVQQKKALFIKRAIGTITIDGRLDEPAWQEAMVATDFVQNFPFDTSLARAQTEVRATFDERTLYIAAVCYEAGTSAEFVVQSLRRDFNYDESDNFTVIIDPLSNQTTGFMFSVSPFGVQAEGLISGGGGFGTSMNWDNAWQAETHIDADKWVAEIAIPFNTLRFKSGISTWRINFARNNLKLPENSSWVAVPRVFRITNLAFAGELHWEKAPENYSANLSFIPYTIGSVVANYQTRAFPNPTANAGSDVKLALTSALNLDLTFNPDFSQVDVDRQITNLDRFTIFFPEQRQFFLENSDLFSSLGFRRIRPFFSRQIGLFNGQPTTILAGARLSGNLDASWRIGALMLQTARNDSLRYSGNNYAVAVTQRLLFERSNLTVFGVSRQGANYRGIEGNDFNRVLGIDFNLATFDGRWLGKLFYHHNFTPRALPHQFATALFLRYEQPEFRLEWNHEFIGEHYNPEVGFVPRRGVWRFEPQADYRFYPRSDFINNHGISCRLDMYRSQDFITELDRSLELSYFFNLQNTGAFGITFSDVMTRLTFPFDPTGRGEANNELPIGVYEYRTFGAYFESDERKRVAFSGSAEFGGYFNGQLFRYRCNARYRAQPYGLISLNLEQNFIWLPEPFRGTTLTLLQARFDLSLTRELFMTAFLQYNTQIQNVNLNARLQWRFAPMSDVFLVYTDNYGTDTFAVRNRGVVLKIIYWFNA from the coding sequence ATGCAGCAGCTGCTCTACGCAATAGTTGGCATCTACGTAGCGCTGTGCGCAACGGAGATTGGGAGTGCGCAGGCTTTTGCCACCTCGACTGCTTTGGTCGATTCACTGCTCGTGCAGCAAAAGAAAGCCCTCTTTATCAAAAGGGCAATAGGGACAATAACAATCGATGGGCGGCTCGATGAACCAGCATGGCAAGAGGCTATGGTAGCAACGGACTTTGTGCAAAACTTTCCCTTCGACACATCACTGGCGCGTGCGCAAACCGAAGTGCGTGCTACTTTCGATGAACGCACGCTCTACATTGCGGCGGTATGCTACGAAGCAGGGACGAGTGCAGAGTTTGTGGTGCAATCGCTGCGACGCGACTTCAACTATGATGAGAGTGATAACTTCACGGTCATCATTGACCCGCTCTCTAATCAAACAACTGGCTTTATGTTCAGCGTCAGTCCGTTTGGCGTGCAGGCGGAGGGGCTTATCTCTGGCGGTGGTGGCTTTGGCACGAGCATGAATTGGGACAATGCTTGGCAAGCTGAAACACACATTGATGCAGACAAGTGGGTGGCAGAAATCGCAATTCCTTTTAACACGCTGCGCTTCAAAAGCGGCATCTCTACATGGCGCATCAACTTTGCACGCAACAATCTCAAGCTACCTGAAAATTCGTCTTGGGTGGCGGTGCCACGCGTGTTCCGCATAACCAATCTTGCCTTTGCAGGAGAACTGCACTGGGAAAAAGCGCCTGAAAATTACAGCGCCAATCTTTCGTTCATTCCCTACACGATTGGGAGCGTTGTGGCAAATTATCAAACTCGCGCTTTCCCCAACCCCACAGCAAATGCAGGGAGCGATGTAAAGCTGGCGCTCACTTCAGCGCTGAATCTTGACCTTACTTTTAATCCTGACTTTTCGCAAGTTGATGTCGACCGACAAATCACTAATCTCGATCGCTTCACGATTTTCTTTCCTGAGCAGCGTCAATTTTTCTTGGAAAACAGTGACCTGTTTTCATCGTTGGGCTTTCGGCGCATTCGCCCGTTTTTTTCGCGACAGATTGGGCTTTTTAACGGTCAGCCAACGACCATTTTAGCGGGCGCACGGCTTTCTGGTAATCTGGATGCAAGCTGGCGCATTGGAGCACTTATGCTGCAAACTGCCCGCAACGACTCTCTGCGATACAGCGGCAATAACTACGCTGTAGCAGTCACACAGCGCTTGCTCTTTGAGCGCTCAAATCTAACTGTGTTTGGCGTCAGCCGTCAAGGCGCAAATTATCGTGGCATTGAAGGCAATGACTTTAATCGTGTGTTAGGCATTGATTTTAATCTTGCCACTTTTGACGGCAGATGGTTAGGCAAGCTCTTCTATCACCATAACTTTACACCTCGCGCTCTGCCACATCAATTCGCCACCGCACTCTTTTTGCGCTACGAACAACCAGAGTTTCGCTTAGAGTGGAATCACGAGTTCATCGGTGAGCATTACAATCCAGAAGTGGGCTTTGTGCCACGTCGAGGGGTCTGGCGCTTTGAGCCACAAGCTGATTATCGCTTCTATCCAAGGTCAGACTTCATCAACAATCACGGCATCAGTTGCCGGCTCGATATGTATCGCTCGCAAGATTTCATCACAGAACTCGACCGCTCACTGGAACTGAGTTACTTTTTCAACTTGCAAAACACTGGTGCATTCGGCATCACATTCAGCGATGTAATGACCCGACTAACTTTCCCGTTTGACCCCACAGGGCGCGGTGAAGCCAACAACGAACTCCCAATCGGCGTCTACGAGTATCGAACTTTTGGTGCATATTTTGAGAGCGATGAGCGCAAGAGAGTTGCCTTTTCTGGCTCTGCGGAATTTGGCGGTTACTTCAATGGTCAGTTATTTAGGTATCGCTGCAACGCACGCTACCGTGCACAACCTTACGGCTTAATTTCGCTAAATCTCGAGCAAAATTTCATTTGGCTACCTGAGCCATTTCGCGGCACAACCCTGACTTTGCTGCAAGCGCGCTTTGACCTTTCACTCACGCGTGAGCTGTTCATGACCGCATTTTTGCAATACAACACGCAGATTCAAAATGTCAATCTCAATGCACGTTTGCAGTGGCGGTTTGCGCCAATGAGCGATGTGTTCTTGGTCTATACCGACAACTATGGCACAGATACATTTGCCGTGCGCAATCGTGGTGTGGTGTTGAAGATTATCTACTGGTTTAATGCATAA
- a CDS encoding Uma2 family endonuclease — MHKLRKIISGGQTGVDQAALRVALELGLETGGWCPPDRACESGTIPEHFPLVPTPVERSPNAPHIPRSLRTEWNVRDSDATLVLVPDTIQNDAGTNWTIECAKRYSKPVCAINPFSSDASVKIYNWLSSLDISTLNVAGPSEKTCTGIGTIAEKILRKAFLLSSSKLKLVSAMEPQATESLSDYELERGKPMPNFNHGYIQANLIVALRARYGRQFSVVSEVAMPVGDRDATPDVLVFPKRVVNWFETKSALSEPPILAIEIQSPSQPMEVILDKAKAMLDHRVKSVWIVQPALKTVSVFTKEAEPKTFVEGTVSDKASGIELSFEEIFATE, encoded by the coding sequence ATGCATAAACTGCGGAAAATCATCTCAGGGGGACAGACTGGTGTCGACCAAGCAGCTTTGCGCGTAGCACTTGAACTCGGCTTGGAAACTGGTGGCTGGTGTCCGCCCGACCGTGCATGTGAGAGCGGCACAATTCCTGAGCATTTCCCCCTTGTGCCAACACCCGTAGAGCGAAGCCCTAATGCGCCCCATATTCCACGCTCGCTGCGAACCGAATGGAATGTGCGCGATAGCGATGCGACACTTGTGCTTGTACCTGACACGATTCAAAACGACGCAGGAACAAACTGGACGATTGAGTGCGCCAAGCGTTACAGCAAGCCAGTCTGTGCTATCAATCCTTTCTCAAGCGACGCATCAGTCAAAATTTACAACTGGCTCTCGTCACTTGACATTTCGACGCTTAATGTCGCAGGCCCAAGCGAGAAGACTTGCACGGGAATCGGGACAATAGCTGAAAAAATCTTGAGAAAAGCGTTTTTGCTATCTTCAAGCAAACTCAAGCTGGTAAGTGCTATGGAACCGCAAGCGACAGAGAGCCTCTCCGACTACGAACTCGAGCGTGGCAAGCCGATGCCAAACTTCAATCATGGATACATTCAAGCGAATCTCATCGTTGCATTGCGTGCAAGATATGGTCGACAATTTTCTGTTGTTTCCGAAGTTGCAATGCCTGTTGGGGATAGAGATGCTACGCCTGATGTGTTGGTCTTTCCGAAGCGTGTAGTCAATTGGTTTGAGACAAAGTCCGCTCTGTCCGAGCCGCCGATTTTAGCGATTGAAATTCAAAGCCCTTCGCAACCAATGGAAGTAATCCTTGACAAAGCCAAAGCAATGCTAGATCACAGGGTCAAATCGGTTTGGATTGTCCAACCTGCGTTGAAGACAGTCTCAGTTTTCACAAAAGAAGCTGAGCCAAAAACCTTTGTGGAAGGCACTGTCTCTGACAAAGCCAGTGGCATTGAGCTTTCGTTTGAGGAAATTTTTGCAACGGAGTAG
- a CDS encoding arsenate reductase ArsC: protein MKKVLFVCVENSNRSQMAEAFAKIHGGGKVEAFSAGSHPSGKVNPKAIEAMKELGYDLTTHTSKSLNEIPDVEYDFVATMGCGDDCPFVRAKIREDWAIPDPKHLEPDEFRKVRNLIEEKVKEMLKRIGA from the coding sequence ATGAAAAAAGTCTTATTCGTTTGCGTGGAAAACTCCAATCGCAGTCAGATGGCAGAAGCCTTTGCGAAGATTCACGGTGGTGGCAAGGTAGAAGCCTTCAGTGCTGGCTCGCATCCATCGGGCAAGGTTAATCCAAAAGCAATTGAAGCCATGAAGGAGCTGGGCTACGACCTTACCACGCACACCTCAAAATCGCTTAATGAGATTCCTGATGTGGAATACGACTTTGTCGCCACAATGGGCTGCGGCGATGACTGTCCATTTGTGCGTGCCAAAATTCGTGAAGATTGGGCAATTCCTGACCCAAAGCATTTAGAGCCAGACGAGTTCCGAAAGGTGCGCAATTTGATTGAGGAAAAAGTCAAAGAGATGCTTAAACGAATCGGCGCCTGA
- a CDS encoding ABC transporter permease: protein MNLSYVLKESLSGFQRAKLATAISIFTIAISLVLLSIFLILTQSAVRVLEEIRSRVEVEFFLSETLSPSDAKALTGHIRQHHAVAQATYISKDDAAKIFEKEFGEKIEQILGTNPLPQSIKVNLRPEYARLDSLEKFVAAVSKESGVLDVRYNRELLSRVDSNARILFFITAALGILIAFASIALVSNTIRLAIYSKREIIRTMQLVGATFNFIRLPFLLEGVLQGLVGGVLAAGLVTAMMTLLARTAPDIYAALQPPNALFLFVLTLVGAGLGLIGSFLSVRKFIE from the coding sequence ATGAATCTTAGCTATGTGCTCAAAGAAAGTCTCTCCGGCTTCCAACGAGCCAAACTTGCAACGGCAATTTCCATCTTTACCATTGCTATTTCGCTGGTGTTGCTGAGCATTTTCCTTATTCTGACGCAAAGTGCGGTGCGTGTGCTAGAAGAAATCCGTAGCCGTGTAGAAGTAGAATTCTTTCTTAGCGAAACGCTCTCGCCCAGTGATGCCAAAGCTCTCACAGGGCACATTCGTCAGCATCATGCAGTTGCACAGGCAACTTACATTTCCAAAGACGACGCTGCCAAAATTTTTGAAAAGGAATTTGGTGAGAAAATTGAGCAGATATTAGGCACCAATCCATTGCCACAATCTATCAAAGTGAATCTTAGACCTGAATATGCTCGATTGGATAGCTTAGAAAAGTTTGTTGCGGCTGTCTCAAAAGAGTCTGGTGTTCTTGATGTGCGATACAATCGCGAGCTTCTTAGCCGTGTCGACAGCAATGCCCGCATCCTGTTTTTTATCACTGCTGCACTGGGCATACTTATTGCCTTTGCGTCCATCGCATTGGTTTCCAACACAATTCGCCTTGCGATTTATAGCAAGCGTGAAATTATTCGCACAATGCAGCTGGTTGGCGCTACCTTCAACTTCATTCGCCTGCCCTTTCTTTTGGAAGGTGTCCTACAAGGACTGGTAGGCGGTGTATTAGCAGCTGGACTGGTTACAGCAATGATGACGCTTTTGGCACGCACCGCGCCAGACATTTATGCTGCGCTCCAACCGCCTAATGCTCTCTTTCTTTTTGTGCTCACGCTTGTTGGAGCTGGATTAGGGCTAATTGGCAGTTTCCTTTCTGTAAGGAAGTTTATTGAGTAG